In Littorina saxatilis isolate snail1 linkage group LG8, US_GU_Lsax_2.0, whole genome shotgun sequence, a single genomic region encodes these proteins:
- the LOC138974628 gene encoding uncharacterized protein, with product MKRINYDVEHVAQQQVAVPRAAVKEADKGSFEVSESDELEDHEQQRILHCLKKFCGRGSASAPGDNADYEKARCSEVMLVLSQLQFTSYLAEPCFATAAKKMRRPQDLRKENKERGDFDILIIHRRYGLMAAEIKSVGTRFTGKPESQESEDKTLASRLKRIIKQLDKSEDVLKHVTGDMQNKPRVTKTLMLPNITTSQLQRVLKDNPAIKKELCACFGIASTEDPVCLCLTSDQVSDRDSFWEVTDDVMKGMDQWWKALMTSKREDPAMTKDVYEELVAKFAGPATTVEVFCPSAVSKASKVVRTEGKGLPAS from the exons ATGAAGCGCATCAACTATGACGTGGAGCACGTCGCTCAGCAGCAAGTGGCTGTGCCCAGAGCAGCCGTCAAAGAGGCGGACAAAGGATCCTTCGAGGTGAGCGAGAGCGACGAGCTGGAGGATCACGAACAGCAGCGCATTCTTCACTGTCTCAAGAAGTTCTGTGGGCGAGGTAGCGCATCTGCGCCCGGAGATAACGCAGATTATGAGAAG GCTAGGTGCAGTGAA GTGATGTTAGTCCTGTCCCAGCTCCAGTTCACCAGCTACCTGGCAGAGCCTTGCTTCGCTACTGCAGCCAAGAAAATGCGTCGACCCCAGGACCTGAGGAAAGAGAACAAAGAAAGAGGAGACTTTGACATCCTCATCATCCACCGACGCTACGGGCTGATGGCCGCTGAGATCAAGTCTGTGGGCACTCGGTTCACTGGGAAGCCGGAGTCCCAGGAAAGCGAGGACAAGACGTTGGCAAGCAGACTCAAGCGGATCATCAAACAGCTGGACAAGTCTGAGGACGTTCTGAAGCACGTGACTGGAGACATGCAAAACAAACCTCGGGTGACCAAGACCCTGATGCTTCCCAACATCACCACTTCTCAGCTACAGCGGGTGTTGAAGGACAACCCCGCCATCAAAAAG GAGCTGTGTGCTTGTTTTGGCATAGCCAGTACGGAAGACcccgtgtgtttgtgtctgacgTCCGACCAAGTATCAGACAGAGACAGTTTCTGGGAGGTCACTGATGACGTCATGAAGGGAATGGATCAGTGGTGGAAGGCCTTAATGACGAGCAAACGCGAGGACCCCGCTATGACGAAGGATGTGTATGAAGAACTTGTGGCAAA ATTTGCAGGCCCAGCCACAACAGTGGAGGTGTTCTGTCCGTCAGCAGTGAGCAAAGCCTCCAAGGTGGTTCGCACTGAGGGGAAGGGGTtgccagcttcgtga